A portion of the Vreelandella subglaciescola genome contains these proteins:
- the nuoF gene encoding NADH-quinone oxidoreductase subunit NuoF, which translates to MTAIPANSRLRYHSQLRQSADERLEQTHPLTWRLRDDGVRIGLDEYRQKNGYEGVRKALELTPGDVIDAMKTANVRGRGGGGFSAGVKWSLTQVGDNLPRGYLVCNADEMEPGTFKDRLLLEQQPHLLIEGMIIAGYANRSKYGYIFLRGEYVDAARAVALAIEEAREAGLLGDNVAGSGFDFDIALHTGAGRYICGEETALINSLEGKRANPRAKPPFPGQAGAWGKPTVVNNVETLCNAPAVMQHGADWYQALSGTLSNDGGTKLYGVSGLVERPGLWELPIGTSGWEIMQRAGGMREGHTLKTWLPGGGSTGFLLPEHLELAMDFDTIGKYGSRLGTGLIAVVSQQQNLVALLRNLEQFFARESCGWCTPCRDGLPWAAKLLQAIEHGEGQPGDIELLQEHATNIGPGLTFCAHAPGAAMPLESAIRHFRADFEAGIAASHNVVGNNTVGNKEVS; encoded by the coding sequence ATGACGGCTATTCCCGCTAATTCACGCCTGCGCTATCACAGCCAGCTGCGCCAAAGCGCCGACGAGCGCCTTGAGCAAACCCACCCGCTGACGTGGCGGCTGCGCGACGACGGCGTGCGCATCGGGCTCGATGAATACCGCCAGAAAAACGGCTATGAAGGCGTGCGCAAAGCCCTTGAGCTTACTCCCGGCGACGTGATCGACGCCATGAAAACGGCCAACGTGCGCGGCCGCGGCGGCGGCGGTTTCTCGGCCGGGGTCAAATGGAGCCTGACTCAGGTGGGCGACAACCTGCCGCGCGGCTATTTAGTCTGCAACGCCGATGAAATGGAGCCGGGCACCTTCAAGGACCGCCTGCTGCTCGAACAGCAGCCGCACCTGTTGATCGAAGGCATGATCATCGCCGGCTACGCCAACCGCTCGAAATACGGCTATATTTTTCTGCGCGGCGAATACGTCGACGCGGCGCGCGCGGTAGCGCTGGCCATTGAAGAAGCGCGCGAGGCCGGCCTGCTGGGCGATAATGTGGCCGGCAGCGGCTTTGATTTTGATATCGCCCTGCACACCGGCGCCGGACGCTACATCTGCGGCGAAGAAACCGCGCTGATCAACTCGCTGGAAGGCAAGCGCGCCAACCCCCGCGCCAAGCCGCCGTTTCCCGGCCAGGCAGGCGCCTGGGGCAAGCCCACCGTGGTCAACAACGTCGAAACCCTGTGCAACGCGCCGGCGGTCATGCAGCACGGCGCCGACTGGTATCAGGCGCTTTCCGGCACGCTCAGCAACGACGGCGGCACCAAGCTTTACGGCGTTTCGGGGCTGGTGGAACGCCCCGGGCTGTGGGAATTGCCGATTGGCACCAGCGGCTGGGAGATTATGCAGCGCGCCGGCGGCATGCGCGAAGGCCATACGCTGAAAACCTGGCTGCCCGGCGGCGGCAGTACGGGCTTTTTGCTCCCCGAGCACCTTGAGCTAGCGATGGATTTTGACACCATCGGTAAGTACGGTAGCCGCCTGGGAACGGGACTGATCGCGGTGGTCAGCCAGCAGCAAAATCTGGTTGCGCTGCTGCGTAATCTGGAACAGTTTTTTGCCCGCGAGTCGTGCGGCTGGTGTACGCCCTGCCGCGACGGCCTGCCCTGGGCGGCCAAGTTGCTGCAGGCCATCGAGCACGGCGAAGGCCAGCCCGGCGATATCGAGCTGCTGCAGGAGCACGCCACCAACATCGGGCCGGGGCTGACGTTTTGCGCCCACGCGCCGGGGGCGGCGATGCCTTTGGAATCGGCGATTCGTCATTTTCGCGCCGATTTTGAAGCGGGCATCGCTGCAAGTCATAACGTCGTAGGTAATAACACCGTAGGTAATAAAGAGGTGAGCTGA
- the nuoE gene encoding NADH-quinone oxidoreductase subunit NuoE: protein MSDTRSYDAIQYSAPATSIATDGDGFTLHADDHRAMLAERAHYEQPQAACIEALKIVQKRHGWVPDGAIAAIADTLGVGVGAVEGVATFYNLIFRQPVGRNIILLCDSSSCFLTGFEELRDALSEHLGIGFGETTADDRFTLLPTCCLGACDRGPALMINDDTFGPIAPDDLDELLEAYS, encoded by the coding sequence ATGTCTGACACTCGCTCTTACGACGCTATCCAGTACAGCGCCCCCGCTACGTCCATCGCCACCGACGGCGACGGCTTTACGCTGCACGCAGACGACCACCGCGCCATGCTTGCCGAACGCGCGCACTACGAGCAGCCCCAGGCCGCCTGTATCGAAGCGCTGAAAATCGTGCAAAAGCGCCACGGCTGGGTGCCCGACGGCGCGATTGCCGCCATCGCCGACACCCTCGGCGTGGGCGTGGGCGCCGTGGAAGGCGTGGCGACGTTCTACAACCTGATTTTCCGCCAGCCGGTGGGCCGCAACATTATTCTGCTGTGCGACAGCAGTTCGTGTTTTCTCACCGGCTTTGAAGAACTACGCGACGCGCTCAGCGAGCACCTGGGCATCGGCTTTGGCGAAACCACCGCCGATGACCGCTTTACCCTGCTGCCCACCTGCTGTTTGGGCGCGTGCGACCGTGGGCCGGCGCTAATGATTAACGACGATACTTTTGGCCCCATCGCGCCGGATGATCTCGATGAGCTTCTGGAGGCGTATTCATGA
- the trpD gene encoding anthranilate phosphoribosyltransferase, with protein sequence MQMRDAINAVMRRDDLSFDQMHALMRQIMTGDASDAQVGALLMGLAMKGETATEIGAAAQVMRELMKRVTPNVEGSVVDIVGTGGDGANLFNVSTASSFVASAAGAHVAKHGGRSVSSSSGSADLFDVAGIFLDLSADQVARCIEEVGVGFMFAPNHHPAMRHAVGPRREMGVRTLFNILGPLTNPAGAPNQLLGVYAPELVPLLAEVLHKLGSQHVMVVHSEDGLDEISLAAPTLVAELKDGKITQYRITPEELGIERQSLNALKADSVNDSLRLVTAALSGEGAPADIVSLNAGAALYCAGVADSLKEGVRLARNAQQNKLPLEKMHELSRFTGQFKP encoded by the coding sequence ATGCAGATGCGAGACGCGATTAATGCGGTGATGCGCCGCGACGACCTGTCCTTTGACCAGATGCACGCGCTGATGCGCCAGATCATGACCGGGGATGCCAGCGACGCTCAGGTCGGCGCGCTGTTGATGGGCCTTGCCATGAAGGGCGAAACTGCCACCGAGATCGGCGCGGCGGCGCAGGTCATGCGCGAGTTGATGAAACGCGTCACGCCCAACGTCGAGGGCAGCGTGGTGGATATCGTCGGCACCGGCGGCGACGGCGCCAACCTGTTCAACGTCTCGACCGCCTCAAGCTTTGTGGCTTCGGCCGCCGGGGCGCACGTAGCCAAACACGGCGGGCGCAGCGTGTCGTCGTCGTCGGGCAGCGCTGACCTGTTCGACGTGGCGGGGATTTTTCTGGATTTGTCCGCGGATCAGGTGGCGCGCTGCATCGAAGAGGTCGGGGTGGGCTTCATGTTCGCGCCCAACCACCACCCGGCGATGCGCCATGCCGTTGGCCCGCGCCGCGAAATGGGCGTGCGCACGCTGTTCAATATTCTCGGGCCGCTGACCAACCCCGCCGGCGCGCCCAACCAGCTGCTGGGGGTTTATGCCCCCGAGCTGGTGCCGCTGTTGGCCGAGGTGCTGCACAAGCTGGGCAGCCAGCACGTGATGGTGGTGCACTCGGAAGACGGGCTGGACGAGATTTCGCTGGCGGCGCCCACGCTGGTGGCCGAGCTCAAAGACGGCAAGATTACCCAGTACCGCATTACGCCGGAAGAGCTGGGCATTGAGCGCCAAAGCCTGAATGCCCTCAAGGCCGATAGCGTTAACGACAGCCTGCGACTGGTGACGGCGGCGCTAAGCGGCGAAGGCGCCCCGGCGGATATTGTCTCGCTCAACGCCGGCGCCGCGCTGTACTGCGCCGGCGTGGCAGACTCGTTGAAAGAAGGCGTGCGGCTGGCGCGCAATGCCCAGCAGAACAAGCTGCCGCTGGAAAAAATGCACGAGCTATCCCGCTTCACCGGTCAGTTCAAACCCTAA
- the ndhC gene encoding NADH-quinone oxidoreductase subunit A has translation MLDSANALIAEYWATGLFILAVVLLCAFMLGASALLGGRSQGRSKPLPFEGGIIGAGSARQRFSIQFYLVAMLFVIFDIEAVFLFAWAISVREVGWAGFWGAAVFIGILLAGLVYDWRSGALNWAPTGSEKMHRGSVRRG, from the coding sequence ATGCTAGACAGCGCCAACGCGTTGATCGCCGAATATTGGGCCACCGGACTTTTTATTCTGGCGGTGGTTTTGCTCTGTGCTTTCATGCTCGGCGCCTCTGCCCTGCTCGGCGGCCGCAGCCAGGGGCGCAGCAAGCCGCTACCCTTCGAAGGCGGCATTATCGGCGCCGGCAGCGCACGCCAGCGCTTCTCCATCCAGTTTTACCTTGTCGCGATGCTCTTCGTGATTTTCGATATTGAAGCCGTGTTTCTGTTTGCCTGGGCCATTTCGGTACGCGAAGTGGGCTGGGCCGGCTTTTGGGGCGCCGCCGTCTTTATCGGCATTTTGCTCGCCGGGCTGGTCTACGACTGGCGCTCTGGCGCGCTTAACTGGGCGCCTACCGGTAGCGAGAAGATGCACCGCGGCAGCGTACGGCGCGGCTAA
- the nuoC gene encoding NADH-quinone oxidoreductase subunit C/D: protein MSTDQSAAIVESLTARFGDQIRYEQPTLTGMPVLWVSREALVDILEALRRLPEPFEMLYDLTAIDERMRSHRDGLPAADFTVVYQLLSVSGNRDFMLKVALSEHDLTLPTAIPVYPNADWYEREVWDMFGIRFAGHPNLRRILMPPTWNGHPLRKDHHARATEFDPYTLTVEGQDKEQQALQFVPEDWGMKRQNDDTDFMFLNLGPNHPSAHGAFRLVLQLDGEEVLDCVPDIGYHHRGAEKMAERQSWHSFIPYTDRIDYVGGVMNNLPYVLAVEKLAGIQVNERIATVRVMMSELFRITSHLLFLGTYLQDLGAMSPVFFTFTDRQKAYTVIEGITGFRMHPAWFRIGGLMQDLPEGWDRLMQEFVDWMPARLREYERTMMENSLVRDRTRHVAAFDTANALAWGVTGPNLRATGCDFDLRKKRPYSGYENFEFDVPLGTHGDAFDRGQLRIEEMRQSLRIIQQCIDRMPEGDYKADHPLTTPPPRDKMLQHIETLITHFLQVSWGPVLPANESLQMVEATKGINSYYLTSDHSAMSYRTRIRTPSFPHLQQIPALMRGGFVPDLIAHLGSIDFVMADVDR, encoded by the coding sequence ATGAGCACCGATCAATCCGCCGCCATTGTCGAGTCGCTGACTGCCCGTTTTGGCGATCAGATCCGCTATGAGCAGCCCACGCTTACCGGCATGCCGGTGCTGTGGGTCAGCCGCGAAGCGCTTGTCGATATCCTCGAGGCGCTGCGTCGCCTGCCCGAGCCCTTCGAGATGCTCTACGACCTGACCGCCATTGATGAGCGGATGCGTAGCCATCGCGACGGGCTCCCCGCGGCGGACTTCACCGTGGTCTACCAGCTGCTCTCCGTGTCCGGCAACCGCGATTTCATGCTCAAGGTGGCGCTCAGCGAGCACGACCTGACGCTGCCCACGGCGATTCCCGTGTACCCCAACGCCGACTGGTACGAGCGCGAAGTCTGGGACATGTTCGGCATCCGTTTTGCCGGTCATCCCAACCTGCGGCGTATTTTGATGCCGCCCACCTGGAACGGCCACCCGCTGCGCAAGGATCACCACGCCCGCGCCACCGAGTTCGACCCCTACACGCTGACCGTTGAAGGCCAGGATAAAGAGCAGCAGGCGCTCCAGTTCGTGCCCGAAGACTGGGGTATGAAGCGCCAGAATGACGACACCGACTTCATGTTTCTCAATCTGGGCCCCAACCACCCTTCCGCCCACGGCGCGTTTCGTCTGGTGTTACAGCTGGACGGCGAAGAGGTTCTCGACTGCGTACCCGATATCGGCTATCACCACCGCGGCGCGGAAAAAATGGCCGAGCGCCAGTCGTGGCATAGCTTCATCCCCTACACCGACCGTATCGACTACGTTGGTGGCGTGATGAACAACCTGCCCTACGTCTTGGCGGTGGAAAAGCTCGCCGGCATTCAGGTGAACGAGCGCATCGCCACGGTACGGGTGATGATGTCGGAGCTTTTCCGCATCACCAGCCACCTATTGTTTCTGGGCACCTACCTGCAGGATTTGGGCGCCATGTCGCCGGTATTTTTCACCTTTACCGACCGGCAAAAGGCCTACACCGTCATCGAAGGCATTACCGGCTTTCGCATGCACCCGGCGTGGTTTCGCATCGGCGGGCTGATGCAGGATCTGCCCGAGGGCTGGGACCGGCTGATGCAGGAATTTGTCGACTGGATGCCGGCTCGCCTGCGGGAATACGAACGCACCATGATGGAAAACTCGCTGGTGCGCGATCGGACCCGCCACGTGGCCGCGTTTGATACCGCCAATGCTCTGGCCTGGGGCGTCACCGGCCCCAACCTGCGCGCCACCGGCTGCGATTTTGATCTGCGCAAAAAGCGTCCCTACTCGGGCTATGAAAACTTCGAGTTTGACGTGCCGCTGGGCACCCACGGCGACGCCTTTGACCGTGGCCAGCTACGGATCGAAGAAATGCGCCAGAGCCTGCGCATCATTCAGCAGTGCATCGACCGCATGCCCGAGGGCGACTACAAGGCCGACCACCCGCTGACCACCCCGCCGCCCCGGGACAAGATGCTGCAGCATATCGAAACGCTTATTACCCACTTTTTGCAGGTGTCGTGGGGGCCGGTACTGCCCGCCAACGAATCGCTGCAGATGGTGGAAGCCACCAAGGGCATCAATAGCTACTACCTGACCAGCGACCACAGCGCCATGAGCTACCGTACGCGTATTCGCACGCCGAGCTTTCCGCATTTGCAGCAGATACCGGCGCTCATGCGCGGTGGCTTTGTGCCCGATTTGATCGCGCATCTGGGCAGTATTGATTTTGTTATGGCCGACGTCGACCGTTAA
- the trpC gene encoding indole-3-glycerol phosphate synthase TrpC — MSEQATPTILTRILARKDQEVAERSQAVSQADLLALAEKQSAPRGFVSALNARMAAGDAAVIAEIKKASPSKGVIREVFEPAEIAKSYADGGAACLSVLTDADFFQGHEDYLIAARDACTLPVIRKDFITHGYQVIEARAIGADCILLIVAALDDAQLAELNRQAHELGMDVLVEVHNAEELERALKLNLELVGINNRNLHTFDTSLDTTLDLLSRVPPGVTVITESGIHTRDDVERMRERGVNGFLVGEAFMREDNPGEALKELFF; from the coding sequence ATGAGCGAGCAGGCAACGCCGACGATTTTAACCCGTATTCTGGCGCGCAAGGATCAGGAAGTCGCCGAACGTAGCCAGGCGGTCTCGCAGGCCGACTTGCTGGCGCTGGCTGAAAAGCAGAGCGCACCGCGAGGCTTTGTCAGCGCCCTGAACGCGCGCATGGCGGCAGGGGATGCCGCCGTAATTGCCGAGATCAAAAAGGCCTCACCGTCCAAAGGCGTTATTCGCGAGGTGTTTGAACCGGCCGAGATTGCGAAAAGCTACGCCGACGGCGGCGCAGCCTGCCTGTCGGTGTTGACCGACGCCGACTTCTTTCAGGGCCACGAAGACTATTTGATCGCCGCCCGGGATGCCTGCACGCTGCCGGTCATCCGCAAAGACTTCATCACTCACGGCTATCAGGTTATTGAGGCCCGCGCCATTGGCGCCGACTGTATCCTGCTGATTGTCGCCGCCCTCGACGACGCCCAGCTGGCCGAGCTGAATCGTCAGGCCCATGAATTGGGCATGGACGTGCTGGTCGAAGTCCACAATGCCGAGGAGCTGGAGCGCGCCCTCAAGCTGAACCTTGAGCTGGTCGGCATCAACAACCGCAACCTGCACACCTTCGATACCTCGCTGGATACCACCCTCGACCTGCTCAGCCGGGTTCCGCCGGGCGTCACGGTGATTACCGAGTCGGGCATTCACACCCGCGACGACGTAGAACGCATGCGCGAACGTGGCGTCAACGGCTTTCTCGTCGGCGAAGCCTTCATGCGCGAAGACAATCCGGGAGAGGCGCTGAAGGAATTGTTTTTTTAA
- a CDS encoding anthranilate synthase component II, whose amino-acid sequence MIDNYDSFTYNIVQYLGELGAEVLTYRNDEISLAEIEALSPSHLVVSPGPCTPNEAGLSLDTIRHFAGKRPILGVCLGHQAIGQVYGGRVVRAPEVMHGKTSAIEHLGQGVFAGLDNPLEVTRYHSLVVDKDSLPECLEITAWTPDDDVTPGLVMGLRHRELDIEGVQFHPESILTHQGHELLANFLKRA is encoded by the coding sequence ATGATCGATAATTACGACAGCTTCACTTACAACATCGTCCAGTATCTGGGCGAGCTCGGCGCCGAGGTGCTGACCTACCGCAACGACGAGATCAGCCTTGCCGAGATCGAAGCGCTGTCGCCGAGCCATCTGGTGGTTTCTCCCGGCCCTTGCACGCCCAACGAGGCGGGACTTTCGCTGGACACCATTCGCCATTTTGCCGGCAAGCGGCCGATTCTTGGCGTGTGCCTGGGGCATCAGGCGATTGGCCAGGTATACGGCGGCCGCGTGGTGCGCGCCCCGGAAGTCATGCACGGCAAAACCTCGGCGATTGAGCACCTGGGTCAAGGCGTATTTGCCGGCTTGGATAACCCGCTGGAAGTGACCCGCTATCACTCGCTGGTGGTGGACAAAGACAGCTTGCCCGAGTGCCTTGAAATCACCGCTTGGACACCCGATGACGACGTCACGCCGGGGCTGGTCATGGGGCTGCGTCACCGCGAACTCGACATTGAAGGCGTGCAGTTTCACCCGGAATCGATTCTCACGCACCAGGGCCACGAACTGCTGGCCAACTTCTTGAAACGCGCTTGA
- a CDS encoding NAD(P)(+) transhydrogenase (Re/Si-specific) subunit beta, which yields MLSQGFVSAASIAASVLFILSLGGLSNQEKAKRAVWYGIVGMAIAVGFTAFASGIGGYGWMLPMVLIGAVIGVSVAKKVKMTEMPQLVAALHSFVGLAAVFVGLNADLERRRVMAVQLIGDTGERFSAFAALVATKTPAELTFLQVEVVLGVFIGAVTFTGSVIAFGKLAGKIDGKPRQLPGGHLLNAGAAILALLLAILYVNGAGIWTVLLLALLALFIGYHLIMGIGGADMPVVVSMLNSYSGWAAAAIGFTLSNDLLIVTGALVGSSGAILSYIMCKAMNRNFIHVILGGFGGSQGPAAEIEGEQVAIDAGGVASALNDAESVIIVPGYGMAVAQAQNSVSELVRKLRDADKEVRFGIHPVAGRLPGHMNVLLAEAKVPYDIVLEMDEINADFASTDVVIVIGSNDIVNPAAEEDPNSPIAGMPVLKVWEAKQVFVSKRGQGTGYSGIENPLFFKDNTRMFYGDAKSSVDSLLPLLD from the coding sequence ATGTTGAGTCAAGGATTCGTATCTGCCGCATCAATCGCGGCAAGCGTGTTGTTCATCCTGTCCCTGGGCGGGCTGAGCAATCAGGAAAAGGCCAAGCGGGCGGTGTGGTATGGCATCGTCGGCATGGCGATCGCGGTAGGTTTCACCGCGTTTGCGTCGGGCATCGGCGGCTACGGCTGGATGCTTCCGATGGTCCTCATCGGCGCGGTAATCGGCGTGTCTGTGGCTAAAAAGGTCAAGATGACCGAAATGCCGCAGCTGGTCGCGGCGCTGCATAGCTTCGTCGGCCTGGCGGCGGTATTCGTCGGCCTCAATGCCGACCTGGAGCGCCGGCGAGTGATGGCCGTCCAGCTGATCGGCGACACCGGCGAGCGCTTTTCGGCCTTCGCCGCGCTGGTCGCAACCAAAACCCCGGCCGAGCTGACCTTTCTGCAGGTTGAGGTCGTGCTGGGCGTGTTTATCGGCGCGGTGACCTTCACCGGTTCGGTAATCGCCTTCGGCAAGCTCGCCGGCAAAATCGACGGCAAACCCAGGCAGCTGCCGGGTGGGCATCTGCTCAACGCGGGGGCGGCCATTCTGGCGCTGCTGCTGGCCATTCTCTACGTGAACGGGGCCGGCATCTGGACCGTGCTGCTGCTCGCGCTATTGGCGCTGTTTATTGGCTACCACTTGATCATGGGGATCGGCGGTGCCGATATGCCGGTGGTGGTGTCGATGCTCAACAGCTACTCCGGCTGGGCGGCGGCGGCCATTGGCTTCACGCTGTCCAACGACCTGCTGATCGTCACCGGCGCGCTGGTCGGCTCCTCGGGCGCCATCCTGTCCTACATCATGTGCAAGGCGATGAACCGCAACTTCATCCACGTGATTCTGGGCGGCTTTGGTGGCAGCCAAGGGCCGGCCGCCGAGATCGAGGGCGAGCAGGTGGCCATCGATGCCGGCGGCGTAGCCAGTGCGCTCAACGACGCTGAAAGCGTGATCATCGTGCCGGGCTACGGCATGGCGGTCGCTCAGGCGCAGAATTCGGTCAGCGAGCTGGTGCGCAAGCTGCGCGACGCCGATAAAGAAGTGCGCTTCGGCATCCACCCGGTAGCAGGACGCCTGCCCGGCCACATGAACGTGCTGCTGGCCGAGGCCAAGGTGCCCTATGACATCGTGCTGGAGATGGACGAGATCAACGCCGACTTCGCCTCGACCGATGTGGTGATCGTTATCGGCTCCAACGATATCGTCAACCCGGCGGCTGAAGAAGACCCCAACAGCCCCATCGCCGGCATGCCGGTACTCAAGGTGTGGGAAGCCAAGCAGGTATTCGTCAGCAAGCGTGGCCAGGGCACCGGCTATTCAGGCATCGAGAATCCGCTGTTCTTCAAGGACAACACGCGGATGTTCTACGGCGATGCCAAGAGTAGCGTGGACTCACTGCTGCCGCTGCTCGACTAA
- a CDS encoding NuoB/complex I 20 kDa subunit family protein, with protein MAYTLTRANDAVAQQNASYPLGERQRVEDPMKQQVHRSVFTGKLEDVLNSTVNWGRKNSLWPYNFGLSCCYVEMTTAFTAPHDVARFGAEVIRASPRQADFMVIAGTCFVKMAPVIQQLYDQMLEPKWVISMGSCANSGGMYDIYSVVQGVDKFLPVDVYVPGCPPRPEAFLQGLQLLQDSIQEERRPLSWVVGDQGVYRADMPSQREKHRDRRIQATELRTPDSV; from the coding sequence ATGGCTTATACCCTGACGCGGGCAAACGATGCGGTAGCACAGCAAAACGCCAGCTACCCGCTGGGCGAGCGCCAGCGCGTCGAAGATCCGATGAAGCAGCAGGTACACCGCAGCGTGTTTACCGGCAAGCTTGAAGACGTGCTCAACTCGACGGTGAACTGGGGGCGCAAAAACTCCCTGTGGCCGTATAACTTCGGGCTGTCCTGCTGCTATGTGGAAATGACCACGGCGTTTACCGCCCCTCATGACGTTGCCCGCTTCGGCGCCGAGGTCATCCGCGCCTCCCCGCGTCAGGCCGATTTCATGGTAATCGCCGGCACCTGCTTTGTGAAAATGGCGCCGGTCATCCAGCAGCTTTACGACCAGATGCTTGAGCCCAAATGGGTGATTTCCATGGGCTCCTGCGCCAACTCCGGCGGCATGTATGACATCTATTCGGTAGTACAGGGTGTGGATAAATTCTTGCCGGTGGACGTCTACGTGCCCGGCTGCCCGCCGCGCCCCGAAGCCTTTTTACAGGGGCTTCAGCTGCTACAGGACTCAATTCAGGAAGAGCGCCGCCCGCTTTCGTGGGTGGTGGGCGACCAGGGCGTTTATCGCGCAGACATGCCCTCGCAGCGAGAAAAACACCGCGACCGACGAATCCAGGCCACGGAGCTGCGCACCCCCGACAGCGTTTAG